From a region of the Sander lucioperca isolate FBNREF2018 chromosome 8, SLUC_FBN_1.2, whole genome shotgun sequence genome:
- the tnfsf13b gene encoding tumor necrosis factor ligand superfamily member 13B produces MGPAMACVEPGTGKRTGEGRLSWPVFLLTLAAVTSSSLSALSLYQLVALRAEVEGLKSEVCRRREEGREAKHAGQTENISWRSSQESLHQPGSQQTFTLIRRRRLVPGSERIVSQPCLQLLANNSRKTFRKEYNAEPHTGIPWQAGLRRGSALEEDGDSMLVREEGFYFVYSQVYYMDSTFAMGHVVIRRKRNVVGDEPQYVVLFRCIQNMNPVHPYNTCYTGGIVKLEVGDHLELLIPRSTANVSLYGDATFMGAVKLA; encoded by the exons ATGGGCCCCGCGATGGCTTGTGTGGAGCCTGGGACTGGAAAAAGGACAGGTGAAGGGAGGCTGTCCTGGCCAGTTTTCCTGCTGACGCTGGCTGCTGTCACCTCCTCTTCTCTTTCAGCTTTGTCCCTGTACCAACTGGTGGCCCTCAGAGCTGAGGTAGAGGGGCTCAAATCAGAGGTTTGTCGCAGGAGAGAAGAGGGGCGAGAGGCCAAGCATGCAGGCCAG acTGAGAATATCAGTTGGAGAAGCAGCCAAGAGTCCCTGCACCAACCTGGGTCTCAACAAACTTTCACCCTGATAAGGAGGAGAAGATTGGTCCCCGGATCAGAGAGAATAG TTTCTCAGCCTTGCCTGCAGTTGCTGGCAAACAATAGCAGGAAAACCTTCCGGAAAG AATATAACGCAGAGCCACACACAGGTATCCCCTGGCAGGCTGGGCTGAGGAGAGGCTCTGCCCTGGAAGAAGACGGAGACAGCATGTTAGTCAGAGAGGAGGGCTTCTACTTTGTGTACAGTCAG GTCTACTACATGGACAGCACCTTTGCAATGGGTCATGTGGTGATCCGGAGGAAGAGGAATGTGGTGGGAGACGAGCCTCAGTATGTGGTCTTGTTCCGCTGCATCCAGAATATGAACCCAGTGCACCCTTACAACACCTGCTACACAGGAG GTATTGTGAAGCTGGAGGTCGGGGACCACTTGGAGCTACTGATCCCTCGTTCCACAGCCAACGTGTCCCTATATGGAGATGCCACCTTTATGGGTGCTGTGAAACTGGCTTAA
- the abhd13 gene encoding protein ABHD13, which produces MEKPWRLWGAVERCTLTLASWSWGACRVSLLALILTFHLYGGFFLLALILASVAGILYKFQDVLLYFPDQPSSSRLYVPMPTGIPHENVNIRTKDGVKLNLILLRYTGGDTPPGVTPGNQSSPTSSAPPTILYFHGNAGNIGHRVPNALLMLVNLKTNVVLVDYRGYGKSEGEPSEDGLYLDAEATLDYVMTRPDLDKTKVVLFGRSLGGAVAVRLASVNPHRVAAIIVENTFLSIPHMAATLFSFLPMRLLPLWCYRNQFLSYRQVVLCRMPSLFVSGLSDQLIPPVMMKQLYELSPARTKRLAIFPEGTHNDTWQCQGYFAALEQFIKDLLKSHAHEESAQPSSSVTII; this is translated from the coding sequence ATGGAGAAGCCCTGGAGGCTGTGGGGGGCAGTGGAGCGTTGTACCCTGACTCTGGCCTCCTGGTCTTGGGGTGCATGCCGAGTCTCCCTTTTGGCTCTCATCCTCACCTTCCACCTGTATGGCGGATTCTTCCTCCTAGCTCTTATCCTAGCCTCTGTGGCAGGCATCCTCTACAAATTTCAGGATGTGCTCCTCTACTTCCCTGACCAGCCCTCCTCCTCTCGCCTTTATGTTCCCATGCCAACAGGAATCCCTCATGAAAATGTGAACATTCGCACCAAGGACGGTGTAAAGCTTAACCTCATCCTGCTTCGCTACACAGGAGGCGACACACCTCCTGGAGTCACCCCTGGCAATCAAAGCAGCCCCACGTCCTCTGCTCCACCTACAATCCTATATTTCCACGGTAATGCAGGTAATATTGGTCACAGGGTGCCAAACGCCCTGCTCATGCTGGTCAATCTAAAAACCAACGTGGTGCTGGTGGACTACCGTGGCTATGGAAAAAGTGAGGGTGAGCCCAGTGAGGATGGGCTGTACCTGGATGCAGAGGCCACACTGGACTATGTCATGACCCGTCCTGATCTGGACAAGACAAAGGTGGTACTATTTGGCCGCTCACTGGGGGGTGCTGTGGCTGTGCGTTTAGCATCAGTCAACCCTCACCGTGTAGCAGCCATTATTGTTGAAAACACCTTCCTCAGCATCCCCCACATGGCAGCGACACTCTTCTCCTTCTTGCCAATGCGCCTGCTGCCTTTGTGGTGCTATAGGAATCAGTTCCTGTCCTATCGACAGGTGGTGCTGTGCCGCATGCCCTCGCTGTTTGTGTCTGGTCTGTCGGACCAGCTCATCCCACCTGTCATGATGAAACAACTGTATGAGCTGTCTCCTGCGCGGACTAAACGCCTGGCTATCTTTCCAGAGGGCACACACAACGACACATGGCAGTGTCAAGGCTACTTTGCGGCTTTGGAGCAGTTTATAAAAGACCTGCTGAAGAGCCACGCCCATGAGGAGAGTGCCCAGCCCTCATCTAGTGTCACCATTATCtga